ATCGCCTGCTAAAGCGAAAACGATTGAACGTTACTTAGGAAAGAAGTATAAAGTTAGTGCATCACTTGGTCATTTACGTGATTTACCCCGCAGTCAAATGGGTGTAGATACCGAAAATAATTATGAACCGAAGTATATTACGATCCGAGGAAAAGGACCAATTCTTCAAGACTTAAAAAAAGAAGCAAAAAAAGCGAAGAAAATTTTTCTGGCGGCTGACCCGGATCGTGAAGGGGAAGCGATAGCTTGGCATTTATCACATCAATTAGGTGTAGATATCGAATCTGATTGCCGCGTGGTCTTCAATGAAATCACAAAAGAAGCAATCAAAGAATCATTTAAACACCCTCGTCCTATTAACATGGATTTAGTGGACGCACAGCAAGCGAGAAGGATATTGGATAGATTGGTAGGCTATAACATTAGCCCGATCCTTTGGAAGAAAGTAAAAAAAGGATTATCCGCAGGACGCGTCCAATCAGTTGCTTTGCGTTTAATCATTGACCGAGAAAATGAAATCAATGCATTTGAACCAGAAGAGTACTGGTCCATTACTTCACAATTCACTAAAGATAATAAAACTTTTGAAGCACAATTTTATGGCGATGCTGCAGAAAAAGTGAAACTGACGAATCAAGAGCAAGTAGAAAAAATCGTCAATTCAATAAAGCCAGACGAATTCGAAGTATCAAAAGTAGTGAAAAAAGAACGTAAACGTAACCCAGCGTTGCCGTTCACAACCTCATCCCTTCAACAAGAGGCAGCACGTAAGCTGAATTTCCGTGCGAGAAAAACGATGATGCTAGCGCAACAATTATATGAAGGGATTGCGATCGGAAAAGAAGGTACAGTTGGTTTGATTACGTATATGCGTACCGACTCGACGAGAATCTCTGATACTGCAAAGGAAGAAGTGAAGTCATTCATCCATACTATGTATGGGGAAGAATTTATTTCAACTAGTACGAAGAAGACGAAAGCTAAAGCAAAAACACAGGATGCACACGAAGCAGTGAGGCCAACTTCAGCTATGCGGCCACCAGACGCGATGAAAGCGTTCTTAACAAGAGACCAACATCGTCTATATAAATTGATATGGGAACGTCTCATCGCAAGTCAAATGGCTCCAGCTGTTTTGGATACAGTGACTGCTGATTTCTTAAATGGCGATGTTCGCTTCAGAGCATCAGGCTCTCAAGTGAAATTTCCGGGTTTTATGAAAGTGTATATCGAAGGCAATGATGATCAACAAGAAGAAAAGGAAAATATTTTACCGCCTCTTGAAGAAGGCGAGCGTATTAAATATGCAGAAGTGGATCCGAAACAGCATTTCACGCAGCCGCCGCCAAGATATTCGGAGGCACGTTTAGTGAAGACGCTTGAAGAGCTAGGTATAGGTAGACCTTCTACGTACGCACCAACACTTGATACTATTCAAAAACGTGGATACGTCACACTGGATGCCAAACGATTTATTCCAACAGAACTCGGGGGAATCGTCCATCAAGCGGTGGATCAATACTTCCCTAATATCATCGATATCGAATTTACCAGACAAATGGAACAACGTCTCGACCATGTAGAAGAAGGCACAATCGAATGGCGCACTGTGATCGATGATTTCTATCGTGATTTCGAAAAACACGTAGAAGTAGCCGATGCCGAAATGGAAAAAATAGAAATAAAAGATGAACCAGCGGGCGAAGATTGTGAGAAATGTGGTTCTCCGATGGTTTACAAAATGGGACGTTACGGAAAATTCATGGCTTGCTCCAACTTCCCTGATTGTCGTAATACGAAGGCTATTATCAAACCAATTGGTGTGAAATGTCCGAAGTGTAAAGAAGGCGAAGTAGTCGAACGTAAAAGTAAGACAAAAAGAATCTTCTTCGGTTGTGATCAATATCCTGAATGTGACTATGTTTCATGGGATAAACCGATCGCAAGACCTTGTCCGAAATGTCAGCATACAATGGTTGAGAAACGCTTGAAAAAAGGCGTTCAAATCCAATGTACTGAATGTGATTATAAAGAAGAACCGCAAGGCTAGTATGTAAAAAATAATTAATTATAATGAGAAAGAGGTAGTTGTAATGACGCAAATTGTAAACGTGGTCGGAGCAGGGTTAGCCGGAAGTGAGGCTGCTTGGCAATTAGCTAATAGGGGAATTCAAGTAAAACTATTTGAAATGCGTCCTGTGAAGCAAACCCCCGCCCATCATACAGATAAATTTGCGGAGTTAGTATGTAGCAACTCGTTACGTGCCAATAACCTGACGAATGCTGTCGGAGTGATCAAAGAAGAGATGCGTCAATTGAATTCATTGATTATCCAAGCCGCGGATGATTGTGCGGTACCTGCTGGCGGTGCGCTTGCAGTAGATCGTCACGAATTCGCAGGCAACGTCACTGAAAAGATCCGAAATCATCCGAAT
This window of the Sporosarcina ureae genome carries:
- the topA gene encoding type I DNA topoisomerase yields the protein MADYLVIVESPAKAKTIERYLGKKYKVSASLGHLRDLPRSQMGVDTENNYEPKYITIRGKGPILQDLKKEAKKAKKIFLAADPDREGEAIAWHLSHQLGVDIESDCRVVFNEITKEAIKESFKHPRPINMDLVDAQQARRILDRLVGYNISPILWKKVKKGLSAGRVQSVALRLIIDRENEINAFEPEEYWSITSQFTKDNKTFEAQFYGDAAEKVKLTNQEQVEKIVNSIKPDEFEVSKVVKKERKRNPALPFTTSSLQQEAARKLNFRARKTMMLAQQLYEGIAIGKEGTVGLITYMRTDSTRISDTAKEEVKSFIHTMYGEEFISTSTKKTKAKAKTQDAHEAVRPTSAMRPPDAMKAFLTRDQHRLYKLIWERLIASQMAPAVLDTVTADFLNGDVRFRASGSQVKFPGFMKVYIEGNDDQQEEKENILPPLEEGERIKYAEVDPKQHFTQPPPRYSEARLVKTLEELGIGRPSTYAPTLDTIQKRGYVTLDAKRFIPTELGGIVHQAVDQYFPNIIDIEFTRQMEQRLDHVEEGTIEWRTVIDDFYRDFEKHVEVADAEMEKIEIKDEPAGEDCEKCGSPMVYKMGRYGKFMACSNFPDCRNTKAIIKPIGVKCPKCKEGEVVERKSKTKRIFFGCDQYPECDYVSWDKPIARPCPKCQHTMVEKRLKKGVQIQCTECDYKEEPQG